The genomic segment CGAGCAGTTCACGGCCGCGTTGCGTCAGTTCGCCGATGCCGCCGCCCAGTTCAACCGTCTGACTCTCGAGAATGCCGAGACGCTGTTCGGTCTCCACATCTCGACGTTCAACGACAACACCAACGCCACGTTCGCCTTCGTCAACGAAGCGATCGAAGTGCGTGACATGGATGGCTTCAAGGCCCTGTGGCCGAAGGGCGCGCAGGTCGCACGCGAGAACGTCGAGCGTCTCGTCAGCGCCGGCCAGGAAACCCTGGGCCGCACGGTGAAGACGCACGAAGCCATCGCCGGCCTCGCCAAGTCGCACGTCGAATCGGCCACCGCCGACGTCCGCGCCGAAGCCGAAAAGGTCGTCAAGGCCACCGCGAAGACCACCAAGCGCTGAACCGCGCTGCGGAGCTTTGGCTCCGTGCACTGAACTCCGGGCGATCCCTCCCTCGCCCGTAGCCGACCCGGCAGCCCGCACGCTGCCGGGTTTTTTTATGCGCCGCGTACGGGACCGGGCGGCAGCACCATGCGCGCCATCAGCCGCGCACACAGCCCCTCGGGATCGTCGGTACGCCCGGTGTGGACCGGCGAGACCTGGATCATCGAACTGCGCCGCGCGGTGAGCCAGTGAAAGCGCGCGCGCGCGGGCAGCGCAGCGATCGGCCCGCCATCGGCATCGCCGCGGCAGATGCGCACGATCGCGTCTAGATGCCGGTGCAAGGTGTCCATATCGGCATGCGGATCGAGCGCGTGCAGCCGCGCCGGGTCCAGTGCGATCGCCGCAACAAGCGTGCGCGCGCCCTGGCACGACACGATGACGCCCGCGTTGATGAACTCCTCGCGTTCGACCCGGGGCACGACCCGGATCACCGCGTAATCATAGACCCGCTGCATGCGCACGTTGCGCCTCCCCGACGAATGCCGACCGGTGCGCCAGGCGCGTGCAGAAGAACTCGACATAGGCCGCGCGATGCGCATCGGCATCGGCGAACCGGGGTTCGACGGCCAGCCAGCTGTCGGGCACCAGCGCGACGATGCGGCGGATGTCGTCTTCGGTGATGCGCGCAGACAGCGCCGCATCAGCGGCATCGAGCGCGCTCGCGAACGGCAGCAGCACATGGTCGGCGATCCGCGCGAACGGTCCGGTCGCGATGCGCGTCGCGCTGTCCCAGTCGTGGTGGAAATACAGCGCCGCGCCGTGGTCGATCAGCGTCAGCCGGCGGTGCCACACCAGCAGATTGGTATTGCGCGCAGTGCGGTCGACGTTGCAGATGAAGGCATCGAACCAGACGATCCGAGATGCGAGATCGGCATCGGGCGGCTCGACCGCGGGGTCGAAGTTGATCGCGCCGGGCAGATAATCCAGCGCGAGGTTGCAGCCTGCGCTGGCGCGGATCAGATGCTGGATCTCGGAATCGGGCTCGGTCGCGGCCAGATCCGGATCGAGATCGATGAAGACGATCTCCGGCATCGGCAGGCCCAGCAGGCGCGCGAACTCGCCACCGATCAGCTCGGCAACCAGCGCCTTCGCGCCCTGCCCCGCGCCGCGGAACTTCATGACGTACATGCCGTCGTCGTCGGCCTCGACGACCGCCGGCAGCGAGCCGCCTTCGCGCAGTGGCGTGACGTAGCGCGTGGCCTCGACGCTGCGGATCATGCGTCGACCTCCGATCGCTTCGGCAGCGACCAGTCGATCTGGGCAATCCCGCGCTTGCGCAGGAAATTGTTGGTCTTGGAGAAATGCCCGCTGCCGAGGAAGCCGCGATAGGCCGACAGCGGCGACGGGTGCGTGGTGCGCAACACGCAGTGGCGGTTGGTGTCGATGACCTTGCCCTTGGCCTGCGCGTAGCTGCCCCACAGCAGAAACACCAGATTCTCGCGCTCGCGGTTGAGCACATCGACCACGTGATCGGTGAAGCCTTCCCAGCCCTTGCCCTGATGCGCGCCGGCCTTGCCCTCTTCCACCGTCAGCACCGCATTGAGCAGCAGCACGCCGCGCTGCGCCCAGGGCATCAGCCAGCCGTGATCAGGCCGCGGCAGGCCGATATCGCGTTCGAGTTCCTTGTACATGTTGTCCAGCGACGGCGGCACGCGTTGGTCCGGACGTACGGAAAAACACAGCCCGTGCGCCTGCCCGGCCCCGTGATACGGGTCCTGGCCGAGGATCACGACCTTCACCGCATCGAACGGCGTCGCATCGAAAGCCGCAAAGATCTCTGGCCCCGGCGGGTAGATCCGCGCACCCGCCGCTTTCCGCTGACGCAGGAACCCCGACAGCGCCTGCATGTCCTCGCGGCGCAGCCAGTCGCCGACGTGCGCTTTCCAGGAAGGTTCGAGTCTGATGTCCGACATGCTTCGGCTCGATGCTGCGCGGGGCGTCACAGGGTAACGCGGACGCTCAGCCCGGCATCGCTGCGAGCCGCAACTGGAACAGCGCCTTGGTCGCCAGCACCCGCTCTTCGGCCGGTTTGACGACCAGATCGTTGGCGCCCGCGCGCAGCAGCGCGACCTGGTTGTCGTGGTTGCCGTCGCCGGTCATCACCAGCACCGGCAGGCGCCGCTTGCCGTAGCCGAAATCACGCCGCACCGCGCGCAGCAGGTCGTGGCCGCTGAGTTCGCCCTTGAGGTACACATCGGTCAGCAGCAGATCTGCGCCCGGCGCGGCCGGGCCATCGCGATACGCATCGAGATAGGCCAGTGCATCTTCCGCGCTGAGCACGTGGGTCACGCGCATCTGCTGCGCCTCGAGCATGCGCCGCGTGGCGAGTGCGACCGTGCGGCTGTCTTCGACGTAGAGCACGTGCGCGTCGGGAATCGGCGCCGGCTGCACGTAGCCGCGGATGAATTCCGCCAGCGCGCGATGCCCGAGCGCCTTGTCGAAATGGTCGGTGACGTCTTCGGTGAAACGGCGCGCTTCGAGATGCGACTGCGCGTCGCCCGAGACCACGATCACCGGGACGTACCGCTGGCCGGTGGCTTCACGCACGCGGCGTGCGAGCTGCAGTCCGTCGCCATCGGGCAGCGACAGCGCGGTGCTGACAAGATCGACAGGCGCCGCATCGAGCGCGACCACGGCTTCGGCCAGCCCCGTGCATTCGACCACTTCGACATCGGCCAGCGCCTGCCGCAGCACGTCGCCGATCAGTCGACGCACGAGCTTGGAGCCATCGACGACCATCACCCGGGGCGCGTCGCCGGCCAAATGACGGAGGTCGTGCATGGATCAGGTGTCGGTGGGCCGCGTCTGGCGCAGGAAATGCCCGGTGACGATGCCGCCGCCGCACCAGCCCAGCGCCGTTGCACCGGCCAGTACGGCCACGACGCCCACCGGGCCGAAGCCACGGAGCGCGAATGCCGCGCCATAGCTCGCCGCGAGTTCGGCGAGCGGCGGCTGCAGTGCGAGCCCGGCCAGTGCCAGCAGACCGAGCGCGACCGCGCCGGCGGCCAGCCCGTACCAGGCACCGAGATACAGGAACGGCCGGCGGATGAAACCGTCGGTGGCGCCGAGCAGCTGCAGCACGCCGAGCTCGTCGCGGCGCGACTGGATATCGAGCCGCACCGTATTGCCGACCACCAGCAGCGCGCCGATGCCGAGCAGCGCCGCCAGCACCCAGACCACGCGGCCGCCGAAGCGCAGCCAGCCGTCGAGCCGTTCGCGCCACTGCGCGTCGTGCTGGACGAGTTCCGATTCCGGCAGCGTGCGCAGTGATTCGGCCAGCAGCATCTCGTCGCCACCGGGCGTCACGATCAGCACGTGCGGCAGCGGGTTCTCGCCGAGCACGTCGATCGCATCGCCGAACTCGCCACGCTCGCGCAATTCCGCCAGCCCCTCGTCGGGCGAGCGATGCACGACGCTGCCGACATCGCCGCGGCCACGCAGTTCGCCAGCCAGCGCTTCGGCGCGCGGACCGTCGACGTCCTGCTTGAGGAACACGCTGATCTCGCGCGAGGCGTCGATGCTGCCGCCGAGGCGACCGACGTTGTCGAGCACCAGCCACAGGCCGAGCGGCAGCGCGAGCGCCACCGCCATCACGCCGATCGTCAGCGCGGCCGACCACGGCTTCTTGAACAACCGACCAAGGCTGGCCAGCACGCTGTAGCCGTGATGGTCGACCCAGGTACCGATCGGCGACGCGCCGCTGCGCACGGGCTGGTTGCGGGGCGCCTCAGGCATCGGCGAGGTCCTCCGGCGAAATGTCGTCGGCGAGCGTGCCGTGGTCGAGCACCAGCGTGCGCTTCTTCATGCGCTTCACCAGACCAAGGTCGTGACTGGCGATCAACACGCTGGTGCCGCGCTCGGGCAGCTCGGCGAACAGCGCCATGATTTCGGCCGACAGCGTGGGATCGAGGTTGCCGGTGGGTTCGTCGGCGACCAGCAGCATCGGCTCGCCGACGATCGCGCGGGCAATGCCGATGCGCTGCTGTTCACCGGCAGAGAGCTGCGTGGGCAGCGCACGTTCGCGCGCGCCCAGCGCCAGCCGCTCCAGCACGCTGCGCACGCGCTTGCCGATCTCCGGCCGGCGCATGCCGCGCAGGATCAGCGGCAACGCGATGTTGTCGAACACGGTGCGGTCGGGCAGCAGGCGGTGATCCTGGAACACGACACCGATGTCGCGGCGATGCATCGCGACCTTGCGGCCGCGCACCTTGAGCAGATTGCGCTCGCCGAACACCACCGCGCCGCGGCTCGGCCGCTCGGCCAGATGGATGAGTTTCAGCAGCGTACTCTTGCCCGCGCCGGAGTGGCCGGTGACGAACAGCATCTCGCCGGCCGCCACATCGAAACTCACTTCCGACAGCGCCACATGGCCGCCCGGATACTGCTTGCTGACGTTGTCGAATCGCAGAACGCTCATGCGCGGCAGTATCGCAGGGAATGTGGACAACAGCGTCATGGT from the Luteimonas fraxinea genome contains:
- a CDS encoding response regulator, whose protein sequence is MHDLRHLAGDAPRVMVVDGSKLVRRLIGDVLRQALADVEVVECTGLAEAVVALDAAPVDLVSTALSLPDGDGLQLARRVREATGQRYVPVIVVSGDAQSHLEARRFTEDVTDHFDKALGHRALAEFIRGYVQPAPIPDAHVLYVEDSRTVALATRRMLEAQQMRVTHVLSAEDALAYLDAYRDGPAAPGADLLLTDVYLKGELSGHDLLRAVRRDFGYGKRRLPVLVMTGDGNHDNQVALLRAGANDLVVKPAEERVLATKALFQLRLAAMPG
- a CDS encoding HipA family kinase → MRSVEATRYVTPLREGGSLPAVVEADDDGMYVMKFRGAGQGAKALVAELIGGEFARLLGLPMPEIVFIDLDPDLAATEPDSEIQHLIRASAGCNLALDYLPGAINFDPAVEPPDADLASRIVWFDAFICNVDRTARNTNLLVWHRRLTLIDHGAALYFHHDWDSATRIATGPFARIADHVLLPFASALDAADAALSARITEDDIRRIVALVPDSWLAVEPRFADADAHRAAYVEFFCTRLAHRSAFVGEAQRAHAAGL
- the ftsE gene encoding cell division ATP-binding protein FtsE is translated as MSVLRFDNVSKQYPGGHVALSEVSFDVAAGEMLFVTGHSGAGKSTLLKLIHLAERPSRGAVVFGERNLLKVRGRKVAMHRRDIGVVFQDHRLLPDRTVFDNIALPLILRGMRRPEIGKRVRSVLERLALGARERALPTQLSAGEQQRIGIARAIVGEPMLLVADEPTGNLDPTLSAEIMALFAELPERGTSVLIASHDLGLVKRMKKRTLVLDHGTLADDISPEDLADA
- the ung gene encoding uracil-DNA glycosylase, whose amino-acid sequence is MSDIRLEPSWKAHVGDWLRREDMQALSGFLRQRKAAGARIYPPGPEIFAAFDATPFDAVKVVILGQDPYHGAGQAHGLCFSVRPDQRVPPSLDNMYKELERDIGLPRPDHGWLMPWAQRGVLLLNAVLTVEEGKAGAHQGKGWEGFTDHVVDVLNRERENLVFLLWGSYAQAKGKVIDTNRHCVLRTTHPSPLSAYRGFLGSGHFSKTNNFLRKRGIAQIDWSLPKRSEVDA
- a CDS encoding DUF3037 domain-containing protein, with amino-acid sequence MQRVYDYAVIRVVPRVEREEFINAGVIVSCQGARTLVAAIALDPARLHALDPHADMDTLHRHLDAIVRICRGDADGGPIAALPARARFHWLTARRSSMIQVSPVHTGRTDDPEGLCARLMARMVLPPGPVRGA
- a CDS encoding phasin family protein — its product is MSYQLNEQFTAALRQFADAAAQFNRLTLENAETLFGLHISTFNDNTNATFAFVNEAIEVRDMDGFKALWPKGAQVARENVERLVSAGQETLGRTVKTHEAIAGLAKSHVESATADVRAEAEKVVKATAKTTKR
- the ftsX gene encoding permease-like cell division protein FtsX, with the translated sequence MPEAPRNQPVRSGASPIGTWVDHHGYSVLASLGRLFKKPWSAALTIGVMAVALALPLGLWLVLDNVGRLGGSIDASREISVFLKQDVDGPRAEALAGELRGRGDVGSVVHRSPDEGLAELRERGEFGDAIDVLGENPLPHVLIVTPGGDEMLLAESLRTLPESELVQHDAQWRERLDGWLRFGGRVVWVLAALLGIGALLVVGNTVRLDIQSRRDELGVLQLLGATDGFIRRPFLYLGAWYGLAAGAVALGLLALAGLALQPPLAELAASYGAAFALRGFGPVGVVAVLAGATALGWCGGGIVTGHFLRQTRPTDT